The following coding sequences are from one Triticum aestivum cultivar Chinese Spring chromosome 5A, IWGSC CS RefSeq v2.1, whole genome shotgun sequence window:
- the LOC123106172 gene encoding uncharacterized protein: MEPTEDIEFLWKWRKYLLLLATLVASVTYGAGLNPPGGVWSKDHDGGNTPQQRPRAVNPPAPPSLAVSPAPAVYPFRVGDPVLVSTYSARYTAFFYCNATAFVASLVIIMFLLDRRLSGNRVGLTVLRSAMLLDLLALMAAFAAGSCRSVPGSIYVSLLFAVVFVYVAIHLRVASRTEAPAADAEEKRRLKEQRKFLLLLATFATPLAYGAGLAPPGGFWSETQDMHRAGAPLLHDGPYKIRYHIFFYANANSFVASLAIIMLLMSRTLSDRLVRSKALLVCVLGELLGLMIAYAAGSCRWIPTTVYIVSLVGAVVIYIVLVPAFGLDAIEEWRKKLVACVGLGPKGDGQEVAARTINIGARQEVAARTINIEEKLEQTRSLVLLLATLAATVTYQAGLSPPGGVWPEGHQNRIAGNPVLHDMHLKRYMAFYHCNTAAFVASVVVIIIVQSKVLSTVWGAMLLKTAMILDLFGLMGAYVAGSCRDPTTTIFVAALAVAVFLYTMAKVVGKQSWLARWVQRMLVALLPPELPRKGGGDAPQAINLPDEPSQQGGEAPQEAFHVIHNPDESSRQGEEAAHVPAAAVVHLGGESFRQRGEEATQGAAQVPPLGSERILEEKKLERKRKFLLQLAILAATVTYQTGLNPPGGFWTESNGDKLVTAGDPILLDYYGVRYQVFFYCNAAGFMASVTVILLLVNQTLSKPGIRTKALYVCVMVGLLGLMGAYAAGSCRKLRTSIYVFALVAAVVAFLILEILLHWLGRRGWSKCLPKCLTRLFETLSTGPGGGSKNKSDQEVITTVDKLESEDYEKRKYLMVLGILAASVTYQAGLAPPGGTWGDDDTASSSPLPSPSAHPPTVAGNPILLDFNAARYQAFFYCNATSFVASVVVILMLLQRTTKKQQPGAPLRALQTAVVLDLLGLLGAYAAGSCRDWETSSYVIALVAAVVVFTLIYVLLSFNVVRAKAEELTVWKYFSQKGLNYSGARNDHDQPAGNGV, translated from the coding sequence ATGGAGCCGACAGAGGACATTGAGTTCCTCTGGAAGTGGCGCAAGTACCTGCTGCTGCTCGCCACGCTGGTCGCCAGCGTCACCTACGGCGCCGGCCTCAACCCGCCCGGCGGCGTGTGGTCCAAGGACCACGATGGAGGCAACACCCCACAGCAGCGCCCCCGCGCCGTCAACCCGCCGGCGCCCCCGTCCCTTGCGGTGTCCCCGGCGCCGGCGGTCTACCCATTCCGCGTCGGCGATCCCGTGCTGGTGTCCACCTACTCGGCCCGGTACACCGCCTTCTTCTACTGCAACGCCACAGCCTTCGTGGCGTCGCTGGTCATCATCATGTTCCTGCTGGATCGGCGCCTCAGCGGCAACCGCGTCGGCCTCACCGTGCTCCGCTCCGCCATGCTGCTTGACCTGCTGGCTCTCATGGCCGCCTTCGCTGCCGGGAGCTGCCGCAGCGTGCCTGGGTCCATCTATGTCTCCTTGCTcttcgccgtcgtcttcgtctacGTCGCCATCCACCTCCGCGTGGCCTCGAGGACGGAAGCGCCGGCCGCGGACGCGGAGGAGAAGAGGCGCCTCAAGGAGCAGCGCAAGTTCCTGCTGCTGCTGGCCACCTTCGCGACGCCGCTGGCGTACGGCGCGGGGCTGGCGCCGCCGGGAGGCTTCTGGAGCGAGACCCAGGATATGCACCGCGCCGGCGCTCCGCTGCTGCACGACGGGCCCTACAAGATCCGCTACCACATATTCTTCTACGCCAATGCCAACTCCTTCGTGGCCTCCCTCGCCATCATCATGCTGCTCATGAGCAGGACGCTAAGCGACCGTCTCGTCCGGTCCAAAGCTTTGCTTGTGTGCGTCCTGGGGGAACTGCTTGGCCTCATGATCGCTTATGCCGCCGGGAGCTGCAGGTGGATCCCCACCACCGTGTACATCGTCTCCCTCGTCGGCGCCGTGGTCATCTACATTGTGTTGGTGCCAGCGTTCGGCCTCGACGCGATCGAAGAATGGCGTAAGAAACTCGTTGCCTGTGTTGGCCTTGGGCCAAAAGGTGATGGGCAAGAAGTTGCAGCGAGGACAATCAACATCGGTGCTCGGCAAGAAGTTGCAGCGAGGACAATCAACATCGAAGAAAAGCTGGAGCAGACGCGGTCGCTTGTGCTGCTGCTGGCCACGCtggcggcgacggtgacgtacCAGGCAGGGCTGAGCCCGCCGGGCGGCGTCTGGCCCGAAGGGCATCAGAATCGCATCGCGGGGAACCCGGTTCTCCACGACATGCACCTCAAGAGGTACATGGCCTTCTACCACTGCAACACGGCGGCGTTCGTGGCGTCCGTGGTTGTTATCATCATCGTCCAGAGCAAGGTGCTGAGCACCGTCTGGGGTGCCATGCTCCTCAAGACTGCCATGATACTGGACCTGTTCGGCCTCATGGGCGCCTATGTTGCCGGGAGCTGCCGGGATCCCACCACCACCATCTTCGTCGCCGCGCTGGCCGTCGCCGTCTTCCTCTACACCATGGCCAAGGTCGTGGGCAAGCAGAGCTGGCTGGCACGGTGGGTGCAACGCATGCTTGTAGCGTTGCTCCCCCCTGAGTTGCCCCGGAAAGGAGGAGGAGACGCACCTCAAGCTATCAACCTCCCCGACGAGCCGTCCCAGCAAGGAGGAGAAGCACCTCAAGAAGCTTTCCATGTCATCCACAATCCTGACGAGTCGTCCCGGCAAGGAGAAGAAGCGGCGCATGTTCCTGCTGCTGCTGTTGTGCACCTTGGTGGCGAGTCGTTCCGGCAAAGAGGAGAAGAAGCAACTCAAGGAGCGGCACAAGTTCCTCCGCTTGGATCTGAGCGTATTCTTGAAGAAAAAAAGCTCGAGAGGAAGCGCAAGTTCTTGCTGCAACTCGCCATCCTCGCCGCCACCGTCACGTACCAGACAGGGCTGAACCCGCCGGGCGGATTCTGGACGGAGAGCAATGGGGATAAGTTAGTCACCGCCGGCGACCCAATCCTCCTCGACTACTACGGGGTCAGATACCAGGTGTTCTTCTACTGCAACGCGGCGGGGTTCATGGCGTCCGTCACCGTCATTCTCCTCCTGGTGAACCAGACGTTGTCCAAGCCGGGCATCCGGACCAAGGCGCTCTACGTATGCGTCATGGTCGGGCTACTGGGCCTCATGGGCGCCTACGCCGCAGGCAGCTGCCGGAAGCTGCGCACCTCCATCTATGTCTTTGCACTCGTGGCGGCCGTCGTGGCCTTCCTCATCCTGGAGATCCTACTTCATTGGCTCGGCCGCAGGGGTTGGTCCAAGTGCCTCCCTAAGTGCCTAACGAGGCTGTTTGAGACATTGTCGACTGGGCCGGGCGGTGGCAGCAAGAACAAGAGCGATCAGGAGGTGATCACCACCGTGGATAAACTAGAGAGCGAGGACTATGAGAAGCGTAAGTACCTGATGGTGCTCGGCATCCTGGCGGCGAGCGTGACGTACCAGGCTGGTCTCGCGCCTCCCGGCGGCACGTGGGGCGACGACGATACCGCTTCGTCGTCGCCCTTGCCGTCCCCATCGGCACACCCACCCACCGTCGCCGGCAACCCGATCCTGCTTGACTTCAATGCTGCACGGTACCAGGCCTTCTTCTACTGCAACGCAACGTCGTTCGTGGCCTCGGTCGTCGTCATCTTGATGCTGCTGCAACGCACCACGAAGAAGCAGCAGCCCGGCGCGCCACTGCGGGCATTGCAGACCGCTGTGGTCCTGGACCTGCTCGGCCTGCTGGGCGCGTACGCCGCTGGCAGCTGCAGGGACTGGGAGACGTCATCGTACGTCATCGCGCTCGTCGCGGCAGTGGTCGTCTTCACCTTGATCTACGTGTTGTTGTCATTCAACGTCGTGCGGGCAAAGGCCGAGGAGCTCACGGTGTGGAAATACTTTTCACAAAAGGGGTTGAACTACTCGGGAGCACGCAATGATCATGATCAGCCAGCCGGAAATGGTgtgtaa